In Vicia villosa cultivar HV-30 ecotype Madison, WI unplaced genomic scaffold, Vvil1.0 ctg.000349F_1_1, whole genome shotgun sequence, the following proteins share a genomic window:
- the LOC131627109 gene encoding protein ZINC INDUCED FACILITATOR-LIKE 1-like, with amino-acid sequence MEEENLGQPLLKKRYYENCPGCKVDQAKELGTDVSIRNLSYIWMTMLCGTLPVASLFPFVYFMVKDFNIAESEEDISAYAGYVGSSFMLGRSLTSILWGIISDRYGRKPVIIVGVMTVVVFNTLFGLSTNLWMAISMRFFLGSLNGLIGPVKAYATEIFREEKQALGLSSVVAAWGVGLVIGPALGGYLAQPTLKYPHLFPKDSFWDKFPYFLPCFVISAFAFVVAIACIWFPETLHYHTGSKESGDNMESAEDGSSKTEKDKMNKKDESIFLNWPLMSSIIVYCVFSLHDIAYQEVFSLWAVSPRRLGGLNFKTNDVGNIMAISGFAIIIYQLALYPSVQKACGPVNLARITGALSIPLLQSYPFMTLLSGSTLYLVINIASILKYIMSETISTGLFLLQNRAVEQHQRGAANGVAMTAMSAFKIIGPAGGGALLAWSQKRLNASFLPGTHVVFLVLNIVEGLGVILMFKPFLGEKKEKPMEQLQ; translated from the exons ATGGAAGAGGAGAATTTAGGACAACCTTTGTTGAAGAAACGGTATTACGAGAACTGTCCAGGTTGCAAGGTGGATCAAGCCAAAGAGCTTGGAACAGATGTTTCCATTCGAAATCTTTCTTATATATGGATGACCATGTTATGTGGCA CGTTGCCAGTAGCTTCACTCTTTCCCTTCGTTTATTTCATG gtaAAGGATTTCAATATCGCAGAAAGTGAAGAAGATATAAGTGCCTATGCAGGTTATGTTG GATCTTCATTCATGCTCGGCAGATCTTTGACATCTATATTGTGGGGAATAATATCTGATCGCTATGGTAGAAAACCGGTTATAATTGTAGGGGTTATGACAGT TGTCGTTTTCAACACGTTGTTTGGTCTTAGCACAAATCTATGGATGGCTATTAGCATGAGATTTTTTCTTGGAAGTTTAAATGGTCTGATTGGACCTGTAAAG GCTTATGCAACTGaaatttttagagaagagaagCAAGCTTTAGGACTCTCATCA GTTGTTGCAGCATGGGGAGTAGGTTTAGTCATTGGTCCAGCATTGGGAGGTTATTTGGCTCAG CCAACATTGAAATACCCACATCTATTTCCAAAGGATTCCTTCTGGGACAA ATTTCCGTATTTCTTGCCTTGCTTTGTAATATCAGCTTTTGCATTTGTAGTAGCAATCGCCTGTATTTGGTTTCCG GAAACACTTCACTACCACACTGGCAGCAAGGAGTCCGGCGATAATATGGAATCCGCGGAAGATGGAAGCAGCAAGACTGAGAAAGACAAGATGAACAAAAAAGACGAAAGCATCTTCTTAAATTGGCCTTTAATGTCATCTATTATTGTTTACTGTGTTTTCTCTCTTCATGATATTGCTTATCAAGAG GTTTTCTCATTATGGGCTGTCAGTCCCCGAAGGTTGGGCGGTTTGAACTTTAAGACAAATGATGTTGGTAACATTATGGCAATATCCG GTTTTGCTATTATAATTTACCAGCTTGCGCTGTATCCGTCGGTGCAAAAAGCTTGTGGACCAGTTAACCTTGCTCGCATCACAGGG GCATTATCCATACCCCTCTTGCAAAGTTACCCCTTCATGACACTGCTGTCTGGATCCACACTGTACCTTGTGATAAATATTGCTTCCATTCTCAAGTACATTATGTCT GAGACAATATCAACTGGTTTATTCCTTCTGCAAAATAGAGCAGTG GAACAACATCAAAGAGGTGCAGCTAATGGCGTTGCAATGACTGCTATGTCAGCATTCAAAATAATTGGCCCTGCTGGAGGTGGTGCATT ATTAGCATGGTCGCAAAAGCGATTAAATGCTTCTTTTCTCCCAG GCACCCATGTGGTCTTCCTTGTCCTTAATATTGTTGAAGGACTTGGAGTTATTTTGATGTTCAAACCTTTCTTGGGTGAAAAGAAGGAAAAACCAATGGAGCAGTTACAATGA